Part of the Pseudarthrobacter sp. L1SW genome, CCGCGTTCCTGCAGGTTGATCATGGCGAACGGCGTCACAACGCCGGCGCGGTCAGCGATCATCGAGCCGTTGGTGCGGTATTCGATGGGGCCGGCCCACGGCTCGTAGCCCTCGGAAATGGAGGCTGCGATGCCGGCGCCGCGGGTGTCCGTGAGGAACTTGGTGCGGAAACCGATCAGGCCACGGGCCGGAACGATGAACTCCATGCGGCACCAGCCGGTGCCGTGGTTGGCCATGTTGGTCATGCGGCCCTTGCGGGCTGCCATGAGCTGCGTGACGGCGCCGAGGTACTCTTCCGGCACGTCGATGGTCATATGCTCCATCGGCTCGTGGACCTTGCCGTCGATGGTCTTGGTGACAACCTGCGGCTTGCCCACGGTCAGTTCGAAGCCTTCGCGGCGCATCTGCTCCACCAGGATGGCCAGGGCGAGCTCGCCACGGCCCTGGACTTCCCAGGCGTCGGGACGCTCGGTGGGCAGAACCTTGATGGAGACGTTACCGATCAGTTCCTTGTCCAGGCGGTCCTTCACCTGGCGGGCGGTGACCTTGGCGCCCTTGACCTTGCCGGCCAGCGGCGAGGTGTTGATACCGATGGTCATGGAGATCGCGGGATCGTCCACGGTGATCAGCGGCAGCGGCTGCGGGTTCTCGGCATCGGTCAGGGTCTCACCGATGGTGATTTCCTCGATGCCGGCGACGGCGACAATCTCGCCCGGTCCGGCGGACTCGGCCGGGACGCGGTCCAGCGCCTTGGTGGCCAGGAGCTCGGTGATCTTGACGTTCTTGAGCTCACCATTGGCGCGGGCCCAGGCAACCGTCTGGCCCTTACGCAGGGTGCCGTTGTAGATGCGCAGGAGCGCCAGGCGGCCCAGGAACGGGGACGCGTCCAGGTTGGTGACGTGCGCCTGCAGGACACCTTCGGGGTTGTAGGTGGGAGCCGGGATGTGCTCGATGATGGTCTTGAACAACGGCTCAAGGTCCTCGTTGTCCGGGGCGGCGCCGTTGGCGGGCTGCTCGAGCGACGCGCGGCCAACCTTGGCGGCAGCGTAGACAACCGGAACCTCAAGGACCTTGTCCAGGTCCAGGTCCGGAACCTCGTCGGCCAGGTCGGAGGCCAGGCCCAGGAGCAGGTCCATGGACTCGTGGACCACTTCGTCGATGCGCGCGTCCGGACGGTCGGTCTTGTTGACCAGCAGGATCACGGGAAGGTGCGCGGCAAGGGCCTTGCGCAGCACAAAGCGGGTCTGCGGCAGCGGGCCCTCAGAGGCATCAACGAGGAGGACGACGCCGTCAACCATGGACAGGCCGCGCTCCACCTCGCCGCCGAAGTCGGCGTGGCCCGGGGTGTCAATGACGTTGATGGTGATGGTCTCGCCGTTGGAGGACGGACCGTTGTAGGCCACCGTGGTGTTCTTGGCAAGGATGGTGATGCCCTTTTCGCGCTCCAGGTCACCGGAGTCCATAACGCGGTCTTCAAGGTGGTTGTGCTCGGCAAAGGAGTTGGTCTGCTTGAGCATGGCGTCAACCAGGGTGGTCTTGCCGTGGTCAACGTGGGCCACAATCGCGACGTTGCGGAGGTCACTGCGTGATGCAGTGGCGACCGCGGTGTTGGTGGTGGTTTCAGACATGCGTAATGGCTCGATTCAGTGGTGAAAGTCAGCTGTTGTATCGCGACATTTCCAACCGGAACGCACGACGGATCAGGCCCTTAGCACAGGGCACCTTCCCCAAGTCTAGCCGCTCAGCCATTTATTGGCCTAAATTTTTCCGCTGCCCACGGGCCGGGCGGCCTGACAAACGCCGCGCCACGGCCCATTAATGTGGGCAAAATCACTGGCTTATCCTGCGGCCATGCCACATGATTGCTCTGACATGCAGCGCAAGCCCGAAAGACACCCGATGCGAAAAGCCACGGCCCCCGCGGCCCGGAACCGCCGCCGCGCCACGGCCGGCGTCGCTGCGGGTATTGCCTTGTCAGCTGCCCTTCTCCTCTCCGGCTGCGGCCTGCCCGCCCAGTCCGCCGGGGGTTCCTCCCCGGCGGACGTGGGGCCCGCCTTTTCCCGCGTCCTCAACCCCGGAAACGGCCGGCTTGAGGCGGTGGTTCCGGAGATCGGCAGGACCGTCCTCCTGATCGGCGATTCACAATCGGAACCGGCGGACGGCTGGCCGCGCCGGGGCCTTGCCGCTGCTGGATACCGGGTGTACTTCTGTGGCAAGGGCGGCACCGGCTTTGTCGCGTCGAAGGGAGCCACGGGCAATTACATCGATGCCCTCCTGCGCGGTGACTGGCTGCTCCCGGCCGGCACGCCCGCCATCATCGTGGTGCAGGGCGGCGGCAATGATGCCACCAGCGGAGCCAGTGACAGCGACATCATCACCAACGCTGACCGCCTGATCGGGGAGCTGCAGAGGCGCTATCCGGGCACGCGCATGGCGATGATCGGAACGCTGGCCCGTGGCGAAGGCCATGGCGGAGGCCGGCGAAGCGAGGTGGACGCCCTGCTGGGATCCGTGGCCGCGGGCCACGGCTTGCCCTTCGTGTCCGTGGGTGACTGGCTGACCCGGTACGGCCTTGTTAAGGACCTCGCGGATTCCGTGCACATGAACCCGGAGGGCCACCGGGCGCTGGGTACGCTCCTTGGGGGCCGCCTCCGTGAGCTGGGCCTGGAACGACAGCCGACGGCGGACGACGCCCCTCTGTTGGATGCACGCACCGGAGACGCCGGGCTGGGCCAGGACTGAGACGGGAACGGCTGGCCCCGGAGTCCAAGGACCCCGGCGCCAGCCGTCCTGCGTTGGCGCGGCTTCGCTATGCGACTTCGGGCGGCAGCATCAGCTTGGCGCCGGGAATGGCATTGAGCAGGGCCTTGGTGTAGTCCTGCTGCGGCGATTCGAAGACGTCGTCCGTGGATCCGGTCTCCACCAGGCGCCCCTTTTCCATAACGCAGACATGGTCAGCGATCTGGCGCACCACGGCGAGGTCATGCGTGATGAAGAGGTACGTCAGTCCGAGGTTGGACTGCAGGTCCGCCAGCAGGTTCAGCACCTGCGCCTGGACCAGGACGTCCAGGGCGGACACCGCTTCATCACAGATGATCACTTCCGGGTCCAGCGCCAAGGCACGGGCAATGGCAACGCGCTGCCGCTGCCCGCCGGAGAGCTCATTGGGGTACCGCTGCATGGCGGACTGCGGAAGGGCCACCTGGTCCAGCAGTTCCCGGACCTTCTTCTCGCGGCTCGCGCTGTCCCCGATCTTGTGAACCCTCAGCGGCTCTTCAATGGTGCGGAAGATGTTGTACATCGGGTCAAGGGAACCGTACGGATCCTGGAAGATGGGCTGCACCCGGCGCCGGAACTTGAAGAGTTCCCCCGCCTTCAGCACGGACGTGTCCACACCGTCAAAGAGGATCCTGCCATCGGTCGGCTTCTCCAGCTGGAGCACCATCTTGGCCACTGTGGACTTGCCGGAACCGGACTCCCCCACGATCGCCGTTGTGGTTCCCCGCTTGACGTCGAAGCTCACGCCGTCGACGGCGGCGAAGTCGGTAGCTTTCCCGAAACCCTGCCGGAGCTTGTAGACCTTGCGCAGGTCCTGGATCTGCAGGACATTGTCCGAAGCTGCCGCTTCAGCGGCCGGCGCCAGGAGGTCCGCCGTTTCCACGCCCTGTTCCTTGGCAGCCTGGATACGCCGGCTGGCAAGGGAAGGTGCGGACTCGACGAGTCTCTTGGTGTAGGGGTGCTGGGGGTTGCGGAGCAGTTCCAGCGAAGGCCCGGCCTCCACAACCTGCCCCTGGTACATCACCACAACCTTGTCCGCCCGTTCTGCTGCCAGGCCCAGGTCGTGGGTGATGAGCAGCACCGAGGTGCCCAGTTCCGTGGTCATGGTGTCCAGGTGGTCAAGGATCTGCCGCTGCACGGTCACATCCAGCGCCGACGTCGGCTCGTCGGCAATGAGCAGCCGCGGCTGGCAGGAGAGGCCGATGGCGATAAGCGCGCGCTGCCGCATGCCTCCGGAGAACTCATGCGGATACTGGTTGGCACGCCTGCGGGCATCGGGCAGGCCTGCTTCGGCCAGTACCTTCGCAATGTCTTCCGGACCGCTCGGCCTGCCGTTGGCGCGCAGGGTTTCCTTGACCTGGTACCCGATTTTCCAGACGGGATTGAGGTTGGACATGGGGTCCTGCGGGACCATGCCGATGGTGTTGCCGCGCAGCTCGATCATCCGCTGCTCGGTGGCATGGGCAATGTCCTCGCCGTCGAGCAGGATCTGGCCGCCCGAAACACGGCCGTTGTTGGGCAGCAGCCCAATGGCCGCCAGGGCCGTGGTGGACTTGCCGGACCCCGACTCCCCCACAATGGCCACGGTCTCACCCGGCATGATGCTCAGGTGCGCGTTGCGGACTGCCTGGACGTCCCCGCCGCTGGTCTTGAACGTAATGGCAAGGTCGCGGATTTCCAGCAGCGGCCTGACGCCGGTGGCGCCGGCCTCGTCGATGCGGATTTGTGGAGTGGTCATCTCGTTATCTCTCATCGCTGACGGCTCTTGGGATCAAGGGCGTCACGTACGGCATCGCCCAGCATGATGAAGCTCAGGACCGTGATGGACAGGGCCGCGGCCGGATACAGCATGATTTCCGGCCTGGTTCGAATGGACGACTGCGCCCCGGCGATGTCATTGCCCCAGGACATGATGCTCTGCGGCAGGCCGATACCCAGGAACGACAGGGTGGCTTCAGCCACGATGAACACGCCAAGCTCCAAGGTGGCAAGGACGATGATCGGGGCGAGGGCGTTCGGCAGTACATGGCGCACGAGGGCTCCGAACTTGGAGACGCCCAAGGCACGGGCGGCGGTCACGAAGTCAGCGTTGCGTACCTCGATGACAGCGCCACGGGTGATGCGGGCCATTTGCGGCCACGCCAGCAGCGAGATGACAAAGACCACCGTCCAAACACCCTTGTTCTCGCGGAACAGGGGAAGCTGGGTGATGACCAGCGCGCCGAGGATCAGCGGCAGGGCGAAGAAGATGTCACCCAGGCGTGCGAGGACGGCATCAATCCACCCGCCGTAGTATCCCGCGAGGGCGCCGAGGGTGACACCGATGACAAGGACGCACAGCACTGAAAGCAGGCCCACTGACAGTGAGGCCTGGGTCCCGTGGATGACCCGGGAGTACACGTCGCAGCCCTGGAAAGTGAAGCCAAAGGGGTGGCCGGCAGTGGGTCCGCCCTCGGAATTTGCCAGTTCGCAGCCCTCGTTGGGCGCCACGGAAGTGAAGAGTCCGGGGAACAGTGCGACCACGGTCAGTGCCACGATGAGCAGCGCTGAGATGATGAACAGCGGACGACGGCGGAGCTTGCGCCAGGCGTCGGACCACAGGCTGAGCGGGGCCTGGTCAGTCTTGACGGCGTCCGTTGCCAGCAGCGGGGTTTCGTCGACGGGCGCCACGAAGTGGCTGTTATTACTGGTCATAGCGGATCCTCGGGTCAAGCCAGGCGTAAAGGAGATCGACAAGCAGGTTGGCCACTACGAAGACCAGCACCAGCACGCTGACGATGGAAACGATGGTGGGTCCTTCGCTGCGGAGGACCGCCTGGTAGAGCTTGTTTCCGACGCCGGGCACGTTGAAGATACCCTCCGTCACGATCGCGCCGCCCATGAGGCCGCCGAGGTTGGCTCCGAGGTAGGTCACCACAGGAATCAGGGAGTTGCGCAGGATATGGGCAACAACCACCCGGGGCCGGGACAGGCCTTTGGCGGTAGCCGTGCGCACGTAGTCGGCGTTCATGTTTTCGCTGACCGAGGCGCGGGTGAGGCGG contains:
- the typA gene encoding translational GTPase TypA, whose protein sequence is MSETTTNTAVATASRSDLRNVAIVAHVDHGKTTLVDAMLKQTNSFAEHNHLEDRVMDSGDLEREKGITILAKNTTVAYNGPSSNGETITINVIDTPGHADFGGEVERGLSMVDGVVLLVDASEGPLPQTRFVLRKALAAHLPVILLVNKTDRPDARIDEVVHESMDLLLGLASDLADEVPDLDLDKVLEVPVVYAAAKVGRASLEQPANGAAPDNEDLEPLFKTIIEHIPAPTYNPEGVLQAHVTNLDASPFLGRLALLRIYNGTLRKGQTVAWARANGELKNVKITELLATKALDRVPAESAGPGEIVAVAGIEEITIGETLTDAENPQPLPLITVDDPAISMTIGINTSPLAGKVKGAKVTARQVKDRLDKELIGNVSIKVLPTERPDAWEVQGRGELALAILVEQMRREGFELTVGKPQVVTKTIDGKVHEPMEHMTIDVPEEYLGAVTQLMAARKGRMTNMANHGTGWCRMEFIVPARGLIGFRTKFLTDTRGAGIAASISEGYEPWAGPIEYRTNGSMIADRAGVVTPFAMINLQERGSFFVKPTSEVYEGMIVGENSRADDMDVNITKEKKLTNMRAASSDTFENLTPPRDLTLEESLEFAREDECVEVTPEAIRIRKVILDTNERAKANRARAKV
- a CDS encoding SGNH/GDSL hydrolase family protein codes for the protein MRKATAPAARNRRRATAGVAAGIALSAALLLSGCGLPAQSAGGSSPADVGPAFSRVLNPGNGRLEAVVPEIGRTVLLIGDSQSEPADGWPRRGLAAAGYRVYFCGKGGTGFVASKGATGNYIDALLRGDWLLPAGTPAIIVVQGGGNDATSGASDSDIITNADRLIGELQRRYPGTRMAMIGTLARGEGHGGGRRSEVDALLGSVAAGHGLPFVSVGDWLTRYGLVKDLADSVHMNPEGHRALGTLLGGRLRELGLERQPTADDAPLLDARTGDAGLGQD
- a CDS encoding ABC transporter ATP-binding protein, with product MTTPQIRIDEAGATGVRPLLEIRDLAITFKTSGGDVQAVRNAHLSIMPGETVAIVGESGSGKSTTALAAIGLLPNNGRVSGGQILLDGEDIAHATEQRMIELRGNTIGMVPQDPMSNLNPVWKIGYQVKETLRANGRPSGPEDIAKVLAEAGLPDARRRANQYPHEFSGGMRQRALIAIGLSCQPRLLIADEPTSALDVTVQRQILDHLDTMTTELGTSVLLITHDLGLAAERADKVVVMYQGQVVEAGPSLELLRNPQHPYTKRLVESAPSLASRRIQAAKEQGVETADLLAPAAEAAASDNVLQIQDLRKVYKLRQGFGKATDFAAVDGVSFDVKRGTTTAIVGESGSGKSTVAKMVLQLEKPTDGRILFDGVDTSVLKAGELFKFRRRVQPIFQDPYGSLDPMYNIFRTIEEPLRVHKIGDSASREKKVRELLDQVALPQSAMQRYPNELSGGQRQRVAIARALALDPEVIICDEAVSALDVLVQAQVLNLLADLQSNLGLTYLFITHDLAVVRQIADHVCVMEKGRLVETGSTDDVFESPQQDYTKALLNAIPGAKLMLPPEVA
- a CDS encoding ABC transporter permease, whose protein sequence is MTSNNSHFVAPVDETPLLATDAVKTDQAPLSLWSDAWRKLRRRPLFIISALLIVALTVVALFPGLFTSVAPNEGCELANSEGGPTAGHPFGFTFQGCDVYSRVIHGTQASLSVGLLSVLCVLVIGVTLGALAGYYGGWIDAVLARLGDIFFALPLILGALVITQLPLFRENKGVWTVVFVISLLAWPQMARITRGAVIEVRNADFVTAARALGVSKFGALVRHVLPNALAPIIVLATLELGVFIVAEATLSFLGIGLPQSIMSWGNDIAGAQSSIRTRPEIMLYPAAALSITVLSFIMLGDAVRDALDPKSRQR